DNA sequence from the Nilaparvata lugens isolate BPH unplaced genomic scaffold, ASM1435652v1 scaffold5010, whole genome shotgun sequence genome:
GAGGACAAAGTGCGACCAGCCTCGACTTGTAGACTTGTGAACATGGAGGTCCACCAAGTATGTGTTCAAATGGATTGAACACCCGATGAAGTTGAACTCCAGACGACCTTCTACGACGAATACTGTGAGTGCACAGTAGAGATGTTGAAGCAGCAGAGTACTATCAACGGAACCTTCTAAGGTTGAAGGCCCCCCGAGAGGTGACAGCGTGGTAAGACCAAGACTGACAAGAGAATAGAAGACGATCCAGAACAGCTTGAACTGGGAACGAATTCCTCGTAGAAGTTATCCTAAGCTGCCGTGCTTAGGAGGAAGTCTGAGTTTTGCCGAAGGAAACGGCCAATGCGGAGAAAACACACTTTGAGTAAAAGTTGTCCACGAGGACGCGGtgcacaaattgaaatattgagctatttcaaaaaataacgAAGAGAAATTAATGATTTATGACTCAAAACGTCGAATATGATTAACGTAACAAGATTTAAAACCAGACATtggtaaaatgtgaaaaatacgGGAAACTCAGAAATTTTGGTGACTGTGACTTATGGAGAAAGACGCTAACGAACGGCCATGTTGTCGACGAGTGAAGATCCTACAACCAAAAGGGCGGATGCGGAACGATGTGGAACTAACAGGAAATGACAAGAAAAACACAACGCAATAGACTCAAAACTTCACAGAAAGTCTTGAAAGAGATTAACAAAATACAATCGCAATGACCAAAAAATGATTAAAGAGTCAGACGATAATAATACAAGACACAAAAGCAATAAATGCGTGACGAACTTACGACTGGGGAAAAAATAAGGGGAAACACATTAAGTTGGCACTGGAAGCGCGCCAGATTCAAAAATGACGAACCGAACAAAGATACAACTGAAAACAAATGAAAGTAGTGCATACATCTAACAATTACCGTAaacatcagactatagaattatgcATCATAAATGGACTATATAGTGGACTATAATTCTACTCGTTCAAAATCATCAAAcatgttgaaaatgtatctttctatcaacgttataacagcgctcacactcacattccgggacgacacgtcacggtacgataggacagaaagctctatgtctatttaggattttttctagtcaatttaaattgttaaattatttattaatttttgataaaaaataagaacaggtcaatgtaacgaggtctactgttcacagaactactagtaataccatgactgcaaaacaaaatattgaatccaaagacttaaagatgcatacctctttaaggtcgttgattgaaactatagaccttatagaaatagacacggcttctccagacatctgtgtaatccacttgtcagctgattgattatgaataattctatagtctgattaatcctatcttcagagtagatgatataataGTGATATCGTAGTTTGGAGGAATTGCTTTTCTTCTCATATTATTcctaaaatgcaaaattcaaaaaaaaccttgtgtatacatcgacgcgcagttgaaaaaggaatattcctgccaaatctcatagaattctattaacgcgttacatacatacataaaagagaaaatccgagttgaaacatagacctcaatACGTTCGGCCAATTATATATTTAGAGCTTTGTCGAATGAGAGACATGGATTGCAAGactaatactagtagttctgtgaacagtagacctcacgcagtattctcatcaacaagtacctgattgaaactatagaccttatggaaatacagcaataagactggcttctccacacatctgtgtaatcacctgtcagctgatttatgatgaatagtctgTAGTCTGAGTTTTAATCTAAccttggcgtatgaaggaggctcctttttccttttatattatccttgaaatgcaagatttccaaaaaaacttgtatatacgtcgatgcgcaattaaaaaaggaacatacctgtcaaatttcatgaaaatctattaccgcgtttcgccgtaaatgcgcaacatataaacattttaacattcaaacattaacagaaatgccaaaccgtcgacttgaatcttagacctcacttcgctcggtaaattaatcaaatactgccattataacgaggacctcactatagtatactTGGGTGCCACAAAGTGGCAGTGGATAACTTACCTACTACGTATTCTCTGATAGAAAGTGGTAGACGAATATGCTTCAAATCGGTTCCGTGACCTTCATGTTTGTCGAAAAATTTCACATAAATTTGATCACCTTCTCTCACTACTAGCCTTGATGGACACTTAGTTTCTAGTTTTGCAGTGCCTTGTGATTTCAGCTTTCGTTGTCTCACTTCTACAGGTTTATATCTTCCAGTTCGTGAGCAATGATAATAGAGGTGCTTAGTTCCCGAAGTACTAATCACTCCTGCCCTTCTGAAGTAGCTAGAATGTGTTTCCAGTTCCATCTTTGATTTCCATTCCAAAAATTCTGaaatagaagaataatatgataaacaaTTATTAGTCTGAATAAACAATTCTAATGGAATATTATgcgacatttaaacaaataacggaaacatttgaaaacgcCTTGAAACTTGAGTGGGAAggacaaaaattattttattcagactaatgtaaagttcaagatttgccatttgagaattattaataacatctatcacatttttcacaattacttcttcaagatggcttcctcctgcaggAATACACTCTTGatatctgtgttgagattcctgaacgattgctgcaacatttcagctgtgcttctagtggagaagattgttttaattttcggaacaaaatatttcaaattaatatttattttacagttttgagtgctaagtagaatatattttgttatcaattcggatcttaatttttctaaattcaaaattaattgtttcaagtgtttgtattttgtttcaattgaaaaGTCGCACGTAGCCTTTATTTGGACGATTTATTTTaggaaattgggatgaaaagaagttttggactgtagtctgtttctttgtccttaagttgattgtaaatgataaacaaataaataaaaaaatattgttaattttatcttgaattgtctgttatgattgaaccacagttattggtcaa
Encoded proteins:
- the LOC111047132 gene encoding uncharacterized protein LOC111047132, coding for MSHNIPLELFIQTNNCLSYYSSISEFLEWKSKMELETHSSYFRRAGVISTSGTKHLYYHCSRTGRYKPVEVRQRKLKSQGTAKLETKCPSRLVVREGDQIYVKFFDKHEGHGTDLKHIRLPLSIREYVVGKLKEGVAMKQILEDIREEAIAKEDMGLASMITKKLVRNIKNSCEFTKDIMDHSLKREKSVERKRKKVKDSISCDGGEPSESIMNTEENAGIFIEDYLDMNNIPSIEEHFNHQIVDGVFVIEQSK